One Glycine max cultivar Williams 82 chromosome 6, Glycine_max_v4.0, whole genome shotgun sequence DNA segment encodes these proteins:
- the LOC100807598 gene encoding pathogenesis-related genes transcriptional activator PTI6 produces MEDSILCKHTVHHTVTKKLISPKKSSQTNSTTERRIVRISYTDPDATDSSSDEEGFPFVRQRMKRYVNQIEIETAAAEKVVRKRPAGEACRRPAKLHSGKKFRGVRQRPWGKWAAEIRDPARRVRLWLGTYDTAEEAAMVYDNAAIRLRGPDALTNFVTPPKRDSPSPSPPPAAAETPAEVCEMKVVVTEEASGSGYDSSEDHCHHNLSSPTSVLQFRSNSSEENSESQQKAEQVLRECEGETETSLFEETGEFLALDNMPLPAWDDVFNFETPEYPPLLFQEEENLNLLHQSQMLGETVQFSSEEGFSDESSIMLADSLIDFDRACPSPSSLCQVDDFFQDILFASDPLVLL; encoded by the coding sequence ATGGAAGACAGTATCCTATGCAAACACACAGTGCATCACACCGTTACCAAGAAACTCATCTCCCCCAAAAAATCATCCCAAACCAATTCGACGACAGAGCGCAGAATAGTGCGGATTTCATACACTGATCCAGACGCAACCGACTCCTCCAGCGACGAGGAAGGTTTCCCCTTCGTTCGCCAAAGAATGAAGCGCTATGTTAACCAGATTGAAATAGAAACCGCCGCCGCCGAAAAAGTTGTTCGGAAAAGGCCCGCCGGTGAGGCTTGCCGCCGGCCGGCGAAGCTTCACTCCGGGAAGAAGTTCCGCGGCGTCCGGCAGCGACCGTGGGGGAAATGGGCGGCGGAGATTCGGGATCCGGCGAGAAGAGTGCGTCTCTGGTTGGGAACCTACGACACCGCCGAAGAAGCTGCTATGGTTTACGACAATGCCGCTATTCGTCTTCGTGGCCCTGACGCGTTAACAAACTTCGTAACGCCGCCGAAAAGAGATTCTCCGTCTCCGTCTCCACCGCCGGCGGCGGCGGAGACTCCGGCGGAGGTTTGCGAGATGAAGGTTGTGGTCACCGAAGAAGCCTCCGGCTCCGGCTACGACTCCAGCGAGGATCATTGCCACCACAACCTCTCCTCTCCGACTTCGGTTCTCCAGTTCCGAAGCAACTCGAGCGAAGAAAATTCCGAGTCTCAGCAGAAAGCAGAACAAGTGTTGAGAGAATGCGAGGGTGAGACAGAAACGAGTTTGTTCGAGGAAACGGGTGAGTTTTTGGCGCTGGATAACATGCCTTTGCCTGCCTGGGATgacgtgttcaatttcgaaacGCCAGAGTACCCTCCTCTTCTGTTTCAAGAGGAGGAGAATCTGAATCTACTTCATCAGTCCCAGATGTTGGGCGAAACGGTGCAGTTTTCCTCGGAGGAAGGGTTCAGTGATGAAAGCAGTATCATGCTGGCCGACTCGCTCATAGATTTCGACAGAGCCTGCCCTTCACCATCCTCCTTGTGCCAAGTGGACGATTTCTTCCAAGACATTTTGTTTGCTTCTGATCCTCTCGTTCTGCTCTGA